The stretch of DNA GCCACGCGAAAACTGGCCTCCGCCACAACGCGATCGATCTCTTTTTGATTAGGCCGGGGCGCATCGCCCGGGCGTTTTTGATAGCGGTCGGCCAATAATTGATACGCTGCGGTGGCTTTTTTATACGCTTTTTCATCAGCGAAAAACCCCCAGAACCCCGTCAAAGCCTGTTCGTGTGCCTGCCCCACCCCGTATTGTGCCGAGGCTGCAAGTTCACCATACGGCGCATTCGTCACCACCTGCTGATAAAGCTTCGCCGTGCGGTTCATCGACGAAAAAAGCGGCAGATACATTCGTTCCTGATAAGGTATTTTCCAGCGAAACCATTTGCCCCCCAGATATTTACCCGCGATATCGAACATCCGTTGTGCCACCTCCGCGCGTTTGGCGGCATCGTAGTTGGGGTGCGCATCCAACAACGCCTGATATTCCTGAAACGCATTTTCCTGAAACCCGCGCTTCTCATAAACCTCCGCTACAATGCGACGCGCTTCCGGGGCAAGATCTGCGCCAGGTTGATGAACATGCAGCCAGCGCGCGGCAAACAACGCCTTGGTATTATCCCCCGCGACGAATGCCTCTTGAGCCAACGCGAACAACTCCTCGGCCGTCATCGTAAACAACTCAGCCTTCACGCCGGGCGGCAAATATTTCCAGCCTACACCATCAAAATACTTGAACCCGTGCCCCGGTGACGCCGTGTTGCGCATCCGTTCAAGCGGGTTGCGGCTCGGCGGGTTCACCGCACGTCCCCCCGATTTTTCATCTTTGGCCGAGATGCAGCCCGAAAACATCGAGCCCAACGCGCTCAGTGCAAATAGCAAAAGGAATCCCCTCGTCATGTAGCCACGCTAACGGCCCGCCCGCGGAACGTCAAGCCGGAGCCTTTCACGGGTTGTTCACGGACGCATTGACTTGGCAACCTCCATGATGGGACAGTCCGCGCCTATGATTCGGCTCGTGCTATTTGATATCGACGGCACCCTCATCCTCACCGGCGGTGCCGGTATGAAGGCCTTTGCGCAGGCATTTGCCGATGAATTTGATTTACCCCACGCCACCGAATCCATGGAATTCGCCGGGCGCACCGATCGAGGCCTCGCCTACGAAGTCTTTCGAGCCAACAACATCGCCACCACCGAAACCAATTACCAGCGCTTCACTCAAGCCTACACCCAACGGCTCGCCAAACATTTGCCCGCCGACAAAACCCAACCCCTCCCCGGCGTTGTGGAATTGCTCGATGCAATCGAGGCCATGTCCATCCCGCCCGTGCTGGGCCTGCTCACCGGCAACCTCCCATTAGGCGCAGAACTCAAACTCACCCACTACCACCTTTGGCATCGCTTTCAATTTGGGGCCTTTGGCGACACCACCGAAAACCGAAATGACATCGCCCAAGCTGCACTTGAAAATGCTCGTGAACAATTCCCCAATCTCAACCCGTCGGAAATCCTCATCATCGGAGACACCCCCGCCGACATTGAATGCGCCCAATCCATCGACGCCAGCGTACTCGCCGTTGCCACCGGCAATTTCACTGAAGCCCAACTCGCCAAACACCACCCCACCCACCTCGCCCCCAACCTTAAAGACGTCACTCTTGACATGTTAAACGCATAAAAAACGAGGCGGCCCCTTTCGAGACCGCCCCCGTTTTATCACTCCACCCGTTCCTTAGCCCCCGCCAAGCGGCGGGGTTAAATTAGTTGTTCGCATTAATCAGAGGCGTGGTAGCATTTTGATCTGCTGCGCCCAGTATTAGGATAGCCCGGTTACTTCCACCCAACCAAGTTGCGTTAATATCGTTAATCGCAGCCTTGGTGAAACTCATCTGTGTTCCCGCAGCATTGATAGTCACGCCCGCTGGCAGGGCATTTGGGTTAATACCGAAACCGTGCCCTAAATACCGGTTTTCGTTTGATGCCACAACTGAGCTATTTCCGGAAGCCATCCAATCTGTGAGTTGGTTCAAGGCATTCTCGCCGAAATACAGCCTCTTAACAC from Limisphaerales bacterium encodes:
- a CDS encoding HAD family hydrolase, with the protein product MMGQSAPMIRLVLFDIDGTLILTGGAGMKAFAQAFADEFDLPHATESMEFAGRTDRGLAYEVFRANNIATTETNYQRFTQAYTQRLAKHLPADKTQPLPGVVELLDAIEAMSIPPVLGLLTGNLPLGAELKLTHYHLWHRFQFGAFGDTTENRNDIAQAALENAREQFPNLNPSEILIIGDTPADIECAQSIDASVLAVATGNFTEAQLAKHHPTHLAPNLKDVTLDMLNA